A window of the Chondrinema litorale genome harbors these coding sequences:
- a CDS encoding toxin-antitoxin system YwqK family antitoxin, protein MKLIFLSITICLLFIKCTNHEIEEKYYKTGELKSRVPLLEGKRHGAFFQYYKDGSKEITSNWEKGNLDGEKLTYYKNGELASQAFYKDGKQDSICLEFDSLGILIRKTDYKNDKPNGNCDSYYKNGQLEFDGYCNDGKVDGEFVHYYENGDIYRKGYYEEGILKYYKAYDEKGNFYDNQLWIEITPVNKLAKYVLNQPYDFEIRLKYAENLSSGINVIIGPLDKNNDLIDTLDVTYSSSRFAKYTYTPTKIGVNTFSGVVYEMEPIPVEGIEYRRISGNDYFRFEVHVEGENL, encoded by the coding sequence ATGAAATTAATCTTTTTAAGTATTACAATCTGTCTATTATTTATTAAATGCACGAATCATGAAATAGAAGAAAAGTACTATAAAACAGGTGAGCTTAAATCTAGAGTACCTCTACTTGAAGGAAAAAGACATGGTGCTTTTTTTCAATACTATAAAGATGGTTCAAAAGAAATTACATCAAATTGGGAAAAGGGAAATTTGGATGGTGAGAAACTAACATATTACAAAAATGGAGAGCTTGCTTCTCAAGCTTTTTATAAAGATGGAAAACAAGATAGTATATGTTTAGAATTCGACAGTCTTGGTATTTTAATTAGAAAGACGGATTATAAAAATGATAAACCAAATGGTAACTGTGATAGCTATTATAAGAATGGTCAATTAGAATTTGATGGCTATTGCAACGATGGAAAGGTGGATGGTGAATTTGTTCATTATTATGAAAATGGTGATATATACAGAAAGGGATATTATGAAGAAGGAATACTCAAATATTATAAAGCATACGACGAAAAAGGAAATTTCTATGACAATCAATTATGGATAGAAATTACTCCTGTAAATAAGTTAGCAAAGTATGTTTTAAATCAACCTTATGATTTTGAAATAAGATTAAAATATGCTGAAAATCTTAGTAGTGGTATAAATGTAATTATTGGACCTCTTGATAAAAATAATGACTTGATAGATACATTAGATGTAACTTATTCGAGTAGCAGGTTTGCAAAGTATACATATACACCTACTAAAATAGGTGTTAATACATTTTCTGGTGTAGTGTATGAAATGGAACCCATACCTGTTGAAGGTATCGAATATAGGCGAATTTCAGGAAATGACTATTTTCGTTTCGAGGTTCATGTTGAAGGTGAAAATTTATAA
- a CDS encoding Gfo/Idh/MocA family protein, which produces MYKQLKGVGIGAGYFSQFHYEAWSRISEIEISAICDNSKEAAQSKANQYGIAKVYTDYKEMLEVEKPDFIDIITPPNTHFEIIKTAANLGIDVICQKPLAPTFAEAREIEVLVKRKNIRCMVHENFRFQPWYRAIKNLLDEEVIGNEVLNINFRMRMGDGWQTDAYLNRQPYFREMPRLLIFETGVHFIDTFQYLAGPIQQVYAKLRRFNRNIKGEDAALVLFDFKNNAQGVFDASRYHESKCPNPRYTFGEMLLETNKGAIQLLQDGSIQIKPLGEPIRQYEYAHQDKNFSGDCVYFTQKHFVDALLNNKSFETDIAGYLHVLKVQEAIYEAAETGKCVNV; this is translated from the coding sequence ATGTACAAACAACTCAAAGGTGTAGGGATCGGTGCAGGATATTTTAGCCAGTTTCATTATGAAGCATGGAGTAGAATTTCTGAAATAGAAATCTCAGCAATCTGTGATAATTCAAAAGAAGCAGCACAATCAAAGGCTAATCAGTATGGAATAGCGAAAGTCTATACTGATTACAAAGAAATGTTGGAAGTGGAAAAGCCGGATTTTATTGATATTATTACTCCTCCCAATACACATTTTGAGATTATTAAAACCGCAGCAAATTTGGGGATTGATGTGATTTGCCAGAAACCTTTGGCTCCAACTTTTGCAGAAGCCAGAGAAATTGAAGTGCTTGTAAAAAGGAAAAACATCCGATGCATGGTGCATGAAAACTTTCGATTTCAACCTTGGTATAGAGCTATTAAAAACTTGTTAGATGAGGAAGTTATCGGCAATGAAGTATTGAATATAAATTTTAGAATGCGAATGGGTGATGGTTGGCAAACTGATGCTTACCTAAATCGCCAACCATATTTTAGAGAAATGCCCCGATTACTCATTTTTGAAACTGGTGTGCATTTTATCGATACCTTTCAATATTTGGCTGGGCCTATTCAACAAGTTTATGCCAAGTTAAGACGCTTTAACCGGAACATAAAAGGTGAAGATGCCGCACTTGTGCTTTTCGATTTTAAAAATAATGCACAAGGTGTTTTTGATGCCAGTCGCTATCATGAGAGCAAATGCCCAAATCCGAGATATACTTTTGGTGAAATGCTACTAGAAACCAACAAAGGTGCTATTCAGCTTTTACAAGATGGAAGCATCCAAATTAAACCACTTGGTGAACCAATTAGGCAATATGAATATGCACATCAAGACAAAAACTTTAGTGGAGATTGTGTCTATTTTACTCAAAAGCACTTTGTAGATGCTCTACTAAACAATAAGTCTTTCGAAACAGACATTGCTGGCTATTTGCATGTGCTAAAAGTACAAGAAGCAATTTACGAAGCCGCAGAAACTGGCAAGTGTGTTAATGTTTAA
- a CDS encoding MFS transporter: MNQFKTKTNKQPAIPLRFLLVLSTFLLALLLYIDRICISVAKGPIASELALSEQQMGWIFSAFALGYALFQVPSGIFADKFGPRKVLTCIVAIWSTFTALTGMAFNYISLITVRLLFGAGEAGAFPSMARVTYNWIPLKERGLITGINFSGSRLGAAFALPAVALMINSLGWRNSFLLLGSIGIVWAFIWWFGFRDQPEEHPFINIVEQNFILSNRQVSDQLDSNHTIVTNSDQQSKTGLTASQVLSSKNMWLLMGQYFSSNFTFFFSLTWLFPHIKEQYNLEAVEAGFYASAPLVFGAIGNWFSGWWIDHIYQKGKWIKSRRLPAITGFILAAIGLIGSVYMSTPLGAVIFLSIAIFGADMTLSPSWSACVDIGKSNSGTVSGTMNMAGNVGAFITSLSFPYLHSLTGSVEPFFFISAALNIVAVIFWLGTKTDQPIIKY; the protein is encoded by the coding sequence ATGAACCAATTTAAAACCAAAACCAATAAGCAACCAGCAATTCCACTCAGATTTTTATTGGTACTGAGTACTTTCTTACTAGCACTTTTACTTTACATAGACCGCATTTGTATCTCTGTAGCCAAAGGTCCGATAGCCAGTGAGTTAGCACTTAGCGAACAACAAATGGGCTGGATTTTTTCTGCTTTTGCACTCGGTTATGCACTCTTTCAGGTTCCGTCGGGCATCTTTGCAGATAAATTTGGACCAAGAAAAGTTTTAACTTGCATTGTAGCCATTTGGTCTACTTTTACTGCGCTTACTGGTATGGCATTTAATTACATCTCCCTCATTACAGTAAGGTTGTTATTTGGTGCAGGTGAAGCAGGTGCTTTCCCTTCTATGGCTCGGGTAACCTACAACTGGATTCCACTTAAAGAAAGAGGACTTATTACAGGAATTAACTTTTCTGGTTCGAGATTAGGTGCAGCCTTTGCCTTACCAGCAGTCGCCTTAATGATCAATTCTTTAGGATGGAGAAACAGTTTTTTATTATTGGGTTCAATCGGAATAGTCTGGGCATTTATCTGGTGGTTTGGTTTTAGAGATCAACCAGAAGAACATCCCTTTATCAATATAGTAGAACAAAATTTTATACTATCAAATCGACAAGTGTCAGATCAACTTGATTCCAATCATACAATAGTGACTAACTCTGATCAACAATCAAAAACTGGTCTCACTGCCTCTCAAGTACTATCTTCAAAAAATATGTGGCTCTTAATGGGACAGTACTTCAGCAGCAATTTCACTTTCTTTTTTAGCCTTACATGGCTCTTCCCCCACATTAAAGAACAGTACAATCTTGAAGCAGTTGAGGCCGGTTTTTATGCTTCTGCACCATTGGTTTTTGGAGCCATTGGCAATTGGTTTTCTGGTTGGTGGATCGATCATATTTACCAAAAAGGTAAATGGATAAAATCGAGAAGATTACCCGCCATTACAGGTTTTATTTTAGCAGCAATTGGTTTAATTGGCAGTGTCTACATGTCAACTCCTTTGGGTGCGGTAATCTTTCTTTCTATAGCCATTTTCGGTGCAGATATGACGCTTAGTCCTTCTTGGTCTGCTTGTGTCGATATTGGCAAATCCAATTCTGGAACAGTCTCCGGAACCATGAACATGGCTGGTAATGTAGGTGCCTTTATCACTTCATTATCATTCCCCTATTTACATTCACTTACTGGCTCAGTTGAACCATTTTTCTTTATAAGTGCAGCACTCAACATTGTTGCTGTTATTTTTTGGCTAGGAACAAAAACAGATCAACCAATTATCAAATACTAA
- a CDS encoding prolyl oligopeptidase family serine peptidase, translating to MKKLFLIVSLSNLIFSCTPTIEQGIKMEYPQTKKVDQVDEFFGTQVSDPYRWLEQTDAPEVKEWIEAENKVTFDYLSQIPYREKLESRLRTLWDYEKLSAPRKRGAYTYYYKNDGLQNQSVLYRTKDGAEAEEVFLDPNKLSEDGTTSLSGSSFTKDGSLFAYSISQGGSDWREIYVKNTESGELLEDKIIDAKFTGITWNGNEGFYYSSYDRPKDGNKLVAKTQFHKLYYHKLGTPQTEDKLVFGGEETPRRYIGAGLTEDERFLVITAAESTSGNELYIQDLSKPNSEIIPIVSNFENEHYVVDSDGDKLMIFTNLDAPNNRVVSTSIDNPTPETWKDLIPETENVLSVSTAGGKIFASYLVDAKSEIKQFDKTGKLERTIDLPGIGSAGGFSGEEEDTELYYTFTSFINPSTIYKYSIANGESELYWQPEIDFDFSQYETKQVFYTSKDGTKVPMFITYKKGIELNGKNPTYLYAYGGFNVSLTPSFSVTRLVWLEEGGIYAQPNLRGGGEYGEKWHKAGTKMQKQNVFDDFIAAAEYLKKEKYTSTEYLAISGGSNGGLLVGATMTQRPDLAKVAFPAVGVMDMLRYHKFTAGAGWAYDYGTADDSKEMFDYLNGYSPVHNVKAGTVYPATMVTTADHDDRVVPGHSFKFAAELQEKQAGDNPVLIRIETKAGHGAGKPTSKIIEEAADKWAFAFYNMGYETLP from the coding sequence ATGAAAAAACTATTTCTGATAGTCAGCTTATCGAATCTGATATTTTCATGTACACCAACTATTGAACAAGGAATTAAAATGGAATACCCACAAACAAAAAAAGTAGACCAGGTAGACGAGTTTTTCGGTACCCAAGTGAGCGATCCGTACCGCTGGTTAGAGCAAACCGATGCGCCCGAAGTAAAAGAATGGATTGAAGCCGAAAACAAAGTAACTTTCGATTATCTAAGCCAAATTCCATACAGAGAAAAACTAGAAAGCAGGTTGCGTACCCTGTGGGATTACGAAAAACTTTCTGCACCTCGCAAGCGCGGAGCTTATACTTATTATTATAAGAATGATGGCTTGCAAAACCAATCGGTACTTTACCGTACCAAAGATGGAGCCGAGGCAGAAGAAGTATTTCTCGATCCGAATAAATTATCTGAAGATGGGACCACGTCTTTGTCTGGTAGTTCATTCACCAAAGACGGAAGTCTGTTTGCCTATTCTATTTCTCAAGGAGGTTCAGATTGGAGAGAGATTTATGTGAAAAACACAGAATCTGGCGAATTACTTGAAGATAAAATTATAGATGCTAAGTTTACCGGCATTACTTGGAATGGCAACGAGGGCTTTTATTACAGCAGCTACGACAGGCCGAAAGACGGCAACAAACTGGTAGCAAAAACCCAGTTTCATAAATTGTATTATCACAAATTGGGCACGCCACAAACCGAAGATAAATTGGTTTTTGGTGGAGAAGAAACTCCACGAAGATACATTGGTGCAGGTCTCACAGAAGACGAAAGATTTCTGGTAATTACAGCGGCAGAGAGCACCAGCGGAAATGAGTTGTATATTCAAGATTTAAGCAAGCCAAACAGCGAGATTATCCCGATAGTGTCGAATTTCGAAAACGAACATTACGTAGTTGACAGCGATGGTGACAAACTGATGATCTTTACCAATTTGGATGCACCAAACAACAGAGTTGTGTCAACCAGTATCGATAATCCAACTCCAGAAACTTGGAAAGACCTCATTCCAGAAACTGAAAATGTGCTTTCTGTTTCTACTGCAGGAGGTAAAATATTTGCCAGTTACTTGGTGGATGCTAAAAGCGAAATCAAACAATTCGATAAAACAGGAAAGTTAGAAAGAACCATCGATCTTCCAGGAATTGGTTCTGCAGGCGGTTTCTCTGGCGAAGAAGAAGATACCGAATTGTATTACACTTTTACTTCGTTTATCAATCCTTCTACCATTTACAAATACAGCATTGCTAATGGCGAATCGGAACTTTACTGGCAGCCAGAAATCGATTTTGATTTTAGCCAATACGAAACCAAACAGGTATTTTACACCAGTAAAGATGGTACCAAAGTGCCCATGTTTATCACTTACAAAAAAGGCATTGAGCTAAATGGAAAGAACCCGACTTATCTGTATGCTTATGGCGGTTTTAATGTGAGCTTAACCCCGAGCTTTAGTGTAACCAGATTAGTGTGGTTAGAAGAAGGTGGCATTTATGCACAACCTAACTTGCGTGGTGGTGGAGAATATGGCGAAAAATGGCACAAAGCAGGTACCAAGATGCAGAAGCAAAACGTGTTTGACGATTTTATTGCTGCGGCAGAATACCTCAAAAAAGAGAAATATACGTCAACCGAGTATTTGGCAATTTCTGGTGGTTCTAATGGTGGTTTGTTAGTAGGAGCTACCATGACCCAAAGACCAGATTTGGCAAAAGTGGCTTTTCCTGCGGTGGGTGTAATGGATATGTTGCGTTACCATAAATTTACTGCTGGTGCAGGTTGGGCATACGATTACGGTACGGCTGACGACTCTAAAGAGATGTTCGATTATTTGAATGGATATTCTCCAGTTCATAATGTGAAAGCGGGTACTGTTTATCCGGCAACGATGGTAACCACTGCCGACCACGACGACCGCGTAGTTCCGGGGCACTCGTTTAAATTTGCTGCCGAGCTACAAGAAAAACAAGCAGGAGATAATCCGGTGCTTATCAGAATTGAAACCAAAGCAGGACACGGAGCTGGTAAACCTACATCAAAAATTATAGAAGAAGCAGCCGACAAATGGGCATTTGCTTTCTACAACATGGGTTACGAAACACTTCCGTAA
- a CDS encoding isocitrate/isopropylmalate dehydrogenase family protein has product MKNYKIAIVPGDGIGKEIIPAGLRVMNTVAEKYGFTLTTSSFPWGADYYKAKGVFITPDGLEELKHFDAIYFGAVGCPDVDDTLPAMLYTFKIRTTFHQYVNYRPVKLLPGVSSPLRYKQHEDIDFVVIRENNEGEFVQNGKILFPEEPHGIATDTSVFTRKGIERIAHYSFKLAQRRRKKVTNVTKSNTLIHSLAYWDKVIQEVSLFYPDVEYNKMYVDNASANFVLRPEIFDVIVTTNMIGDILSDLGGAIMGSLGFGPSGNINPERNYPSMFEPIHGSAPDIAGQNIANPIGAIWSAGLLLEHLGEFAAAESIYNGICETTKAGIFAKDLKGNASTTQIADAVISNIEQFVAA; this is encoded by the coding sequence ATGAAAAATTACAAAATAGCAATTGTACCAGGTGATGGCATCGGTAAAGAAATCATCCCTGCTGGATTAAGAGTAATGAATACAGTTGCAGAGAAATATGGTTTTACTCTTACCACCAGCTCTTTTCCATGGGGAGCAGATTATTACAAAGCAAAAGGAGTATTTATAACTCCAGATGGTTTAGAAGAATTAAAACACTTCGATGCGATTTACTTTGGAGCGGTTGGCTGCCCAGATGTAGACGACACGCTTCCTGCAATGCTGTATACCTTTAAAATAAGAACTACTTTTCATCAGTATGTAAACTACAGGCCTGTAAAACTCCTGCCTGGCGTAAGTAGCCCACTAAGATACAAACAACATGAAGATATAGATTTTGTAGTAATCCGTGAAAACAACGAAGGCGAATTTGTTCAAAATGGTAAAATTCTATTTCCAGAAGAACCACATGGAATAGCTACAGACACCAGTGTTTTCACTAGAAAAGGCATTGAGAGAATTGCCCATTACAGCTTTAAACTGGCTCAGAGAAGAAGAAAAAAAGTGACCAATGTTACCAAGTCTAACACATTAATTCATAGCCTTGCTTATTGGGACAAAGTTATTCAAGAAGTATCTCTATTCTATCCGGATGTAGAGTACAACAAAATGTATGTAGACAATGCTTCTGCAAACTTTGTACTTCGACCTGAAATTTTTGATGTGATTGTTACCACAAATATGATCGGTGATATTCTTAGCGATTTAGGTGGTGCCATTATGGGTAGTTTGGGTTTTGGGCCAAGTGGGAATATCAATCCTGAAAGAAATTATCCATCTATGTTTGAGCCTATACATGGTTCTGCTCCAGACATTGCCGGACAAAATATTGCCAATCCAATTGGGGCTATTTGGTCTGCCGGACTTTTACTAGAACATTTAGGAGAGTTTGCTGCTGCAGAAAGTATCTATAATGGAATCTGTGAAACCACCAAAGCTGGAATTTTTGCTAAAGATTTAAAAGGAAATGCTTCTACAACTCAAATTGCTGACGCTGTAATTAGTAATATCGAACAATTTGTTGCAGCTTAG
- a CDS encoding LacI family DNA-binding transcriptional regulator translates to MDTAGSITLKDLAEKLNISVSTVSRALRDHPDVNDVTKKKVMQLANELEYEPNELALSLLKGHSNIIAVILPKVAYHLYATAISAIENVIKLDGYTLVTAQTHESTYREANAISALIKNRIAGFIVSVASETKQFKHFEQLKKKNIPLVFFNRDCEDIAASRVIIDNVDAAFKSVEHLIENGFKRIAFLGASRLVQISNRRLAGYKKALMFYDLPLKPDYIVHCEFEKENVKQQTLELLNMEEPPDAILAFSDQMAVSAMVVIKEMGLKIPDDIAIMGFNNEPMDELISPSLTSIHQPGYEMGKAAGELLMAQIKSKKEVELRQEVLSTQLIIRESTARRK, encoded by the coding sequence ATGGATACGGCTGGATCAATTACCTTAAAAGACCTAGCAGAGAAATTGAATATTTCTGTGTCTACAGTCTCAAGAGCATTGCGCGATCACCCAGATGTGAACGATGTAACAAAAAAGAAAGTAATGCAGTTGGCCAATGAGTTGGAGTATGAGCCGAACGAGTTGGCATTGAGTTTACTTAAAGGGCATTCTAACATTATTGCGGTTATATTACCTAAAGTTGCTTATCACTTATATGCAACTGCCATTTCTGCAATTGAAAATGTGATTAAGCTAGATGGCTACACCTTGGTAACTGCCCAAACACACGAGTCTACTTATAGAGAAGCAAATGCGATAAGTGCATTAATAAAGAATAGAATTGCCGGGTTTATTGTATCGGTTGCCAGCGAAACAAAGCAGTTTAAGCATTTTGAACAGCTAAAGAAAAAAAACATTCCGCTAGTTTTTTTTAATAGAGATTGCGAAGATATTGCTGCATCAAGAGTAATTATAGATAATGTTGATGCGGCTTTTAAAAGTGTTGAGCATTTAATAGAAAATGGCTTTAAAAGAATTGCATTTTTAGGTGCTTCTAGGTTAGTACAGATAAGTAACCGAAGATTAGCTGGATATAAAAAGGCTTTGATGTTTTATGATTTACCATTAAAGCCTGATTACATTGTTCATTGTGAGTTTGAAAAAGAGAATGTAAAACAGCAAACTTTGGAATTGCTGAACATGGAAGAACCACCAGATGCTATTTTGGCTTTTAGCGATCAAATGGCTGTAAGTGCTATGGTTGTGATAAAAGAAATGGGCTTAAAAATTCCTGACGATATTGCTATTATGGGATTTAACAATGAACCAATGGACGAATTAATCTCACCTTCTCTTACCAGTATTCATCAACCGGGTTACGAAATGGGAAAAGCAGCTGGTGAATTATTAATGGCGCAAATAAAAAGTAAGAAAGAGGTTGAGCTTCGGCAAGAAGTTCTATCTACACAATTAATCATTAGAGAATCTACAGCTAGAAGAAAGTAA
- a CDS encoding cyclase family protein: MTDLTLSYDEKISGFTWKDAKKLDKDGWNARNLQIYSHAGTHMDAPRHFGVNETSIDEIPLESCRVKAWVANLGNIAPSSLIGPHQLNISILKNLQPGDGLLLHTGWSNKIGTDAYRNELPRVSESLARWCVARQVSLLGVEPPSVADVNNLEEVTRIHKILLSNGIIIVEGLTNLESLSSKQVDFWAIPLKVSKGDGAPCRAFVLSES, encoded by the coding sequence ATGACAGATCTCACACTATCATACGATGAAAAAATAAGTGGCTTCACATGGAAAGATGCAAAAAAGCTTGATAAAGATGGTTGGAATGCGAGAAACCTTCAAATCTATTCTCATGCTGGTACACATATGGATGCTCCCCGACACTTTGGAGTAAATGAAACATCAATAGATGAAATACCTTTAGAATCGTGTAGAGTTAAAGCTTGGGTAGCAAATTTAGGAAACATTGCTCCCAGTAGTTTAATAGGGCCACATCAACTAAATATTTCCATCTTAAAGAATTTACAACCCGGAGATGGCTTATTGCTTCATACTGGATGGTCAAACAAAATAGGAACAGATGCATACAGAAATGAGCTACCTCGTGTTAGTGAAAGTTTGGCCAGATGGTGCGTTGCCAGACAAGTGTCTTTACTTGGTGTAGAACCACCTTCGGTAGCAGATGTAAACAATCTGGAAGAAGTGACACGCATCCATAAAATTCTCTTGAGCAATGGAATTATCATTGTAGAAGGCTTAACTAATCTTGAAAGTTTATCTTCGAAACAGGTTGATTTTTGGGCTATACCATTAAAAGTGAGTAAAGGTGATGGAGCACCTTGCCGGGCTTTTGTACTTTCAGAATCTTGA
- a CDS encoding four-carbon acid sugar kinase family protein, producing the protein MHTTLKSISATLPPESPSLLSEIINWRKEHPKSIVVLDDDPTGCQTVHNVPVLTNWSVASIQNEFRNNTPLFFILTNSRSFPEEEAVALNKVIAINIKLASQLSEKEFTIISRSDSTLRGHYPAETNALKKILNLEDAIEIIVPAFFEGGRYTANGLHYVEENGELVPAALTPFARDFNFGYSHSQLNKWIEEKTKGKVQAANVKNISIEQIRLSSVEQLTTFFINLQNRSVCTIDALAHSDIEKIALALHKAEKAGNKFLFRTAATFVKGYGGITEKPLLSTKELNIEKSKPGIIVVGSYVPKTSTQLNYLIQQNLSLVCIEIDIEKLLSENAEEEIIACTQTLEKELEENHVLLYTSRKLILGDSRRAQLINGQKISDGLVKIIRRIKKEPGYILAKGGITSSEIATKGLGITKANVKGQILAGVPVWEACKQSLFPGLTYVIFPGNVGDETSLYQACIKLFENEPI; encoded by the coding sequence ATGCATACAACTCTAAAGTCTATATCAGCTACGCTCCCTCCAGAATCGCCTTCTTTGCTTAGTGAGATTATAAACTGGCGAAAAGAGCATCCTAAAAGCATCGTAGTACTGGATGATGACCCCACCGGTTGTCAGACAGTACACAATGTTCCTGTTTTAACAAATTGGAGTGTTGCCTCAATACAAAATGAATTTAGAAATAACACGCCCCTATTTTTTATACTTACAAATTCGAGAAGTTTTCCAGAAGAAGAAGCTGTTGCTTTGAATAAGGTAATAGCAATTAACATCAAACTGGCTTCTCAATTAAGTGAAAAAGAATTTACAATTATCAGTAGAAGCGATTCCACTTTAAGAGGACATTATCCGGCAGAAACCAATGCACTTAAAAAAATATTAAATCTGGAAGATGCGATCGAAATAATTGTACCTGCATTTTTTGAAGGTGGTAGATACACTGCAAACGGTTTACATTATGTAGAAGAAAATGGCGAACTCGTTCCTGCTGCCCTTACTCCTTTTGCTAGAGATTTTAATTTTGGTTACTCTCATTCTCAACTAAACAAATGGATTGAAGAAAAAACTAAAGGTAAAGTACAAGCAGCAAATGTTAAAAATATCTCTATTGAGCAAATCAGGTTATCTTCTGTAGAGCAATTAACTACGTTTTTTATAAACCTGCAAAATAGGTCTGTTTGTACCATAGATGCACTGGCTCACTCAGACATCGAAAAAATAGCATTAGCACTCCACAAAGCCGAAAAGGCCGGAAATAAATTTTTGTTTAGAACGGCTGCCACTTTTGTGAAAGGCTATGGAGGTATTACCGAAAAACCGCTTCTTTCCACTAAAGAATTAAACATCGAAAAATCTAAACCGGGTATAATTGTAGTCGGTTCATATGTTCCCAAAACTTCAACTCAGCTAAATTACCTAATTCAACAAAACTTATCGCTTGTCTGTATTGAAATAGACATTGAAAAACTTTTAAGTGAAAATGCCGAAGAAGAAATAATCGCATGTACACAAACACTTGAAAAAGAGCTGGAAGAAAATCATGTTTTGCTTTATACCAGTCGAAAATTAATACTGGGAGACTCAAGAAGAGCACAGCTCATAAACGGACAAAAAATTTCTGATGGTCTTGTAAAAATCATTAGAAGAATAAAAAAAGAACCGGGCTACATATTGGCTAAAGGAGGCATTACTTCAAGCGAAATAGCCACCAAGGGTTTAGGCATTACCAAAGCCAATGTAAAAGGACAAATTTTAGCAGGTGTACCCGTATGGGAAGCCTGCAAACAAAGTCTCTTTCCCGGACTCACCTATGTTATTTTCCCCGGTAATGTAGGTGATGAAACCAGCTTGTATCAGGCATGCATAAAACTTTTTGAGAATGAACCAATTTAA